Proteins from one Erpetoichthys calabaricus chromosome 11, fErpCal1.3, whole genome shotgun sequence genomic window:
- the LOC114661048 gene encoding cytochrome c oxidase subunit 6B1, with protein sequence MADNLQEKLSNYRTAPFDARFPNQNQTRNCWQNYLDYHRCQKALTAKGADVTPCDWYQRVYKSLCPVSWIAKWDDQRDDGTFPGKL encoded by the exons ATGGCAGACAACCTTCAGGAAAAGCTGAGTAATTACCGCACAGCTCCATTTGATGCAAGGTTCCCCAATCAGAACCAGACCAGGAACTGCTGGCAGAATTATTTAG ACTACCATCGATGCCAGAAGGCCTTAACTGCTAAAGGAGCTGATGTCACCCCCTGCGATTGGTACCAACGAGTATACAAGTCTTTGTGCCCTGTATCATGG ATAGCCAAGTGGGATGATCAAAGGGACGATGGAACATTCCCGGGAAAATTATGA